From Terriglobales bacterium:
TCCAGAACGCCAGCAGCACCAGCGGCGCGAAGGTCACCAGCTCCCGCAGGTTGAGGTCCGGCAAGTCCTTGTTCTTGGGATTGTTCACCGGGCCGAAGAACACTCGCTGGTAGAGCCACAGCAGATAGGCGGCCGCCAGCACCACGCCCCACACCGACCACGCCGCCCACGCCTTGCTCTCCATGTAGGCGCCCTGCAGGATGGTGAACTCCCCGATGAACCCATTCAGCAGCGGCAGCCCCAGCGACGACATGAACATGATCAGCGTGATGGTGGCGTACAAGGGCATCACGTGCGAGATGCCGCCGTACTCGGAGATCTCCCGCGTGTGCCGCCGCTCGTAGAGCACTCCCACGATCAAGAACAGCGCCCCGGTCGAGATTCCGTGGTTGATCTGCTGCAGCACGCTGCCGCTCAGTCCCAGCGGGTTCAGCGCGAAAATCCCCAGCGTGCAAAAGCCCAGGTGGCTGACCGAGGAGTAGGCCACCAGCTTCTTCATGTCCTTCTGCATCAGGCTGACCAGCGCGCCGTAGATGATGGCGATGATGGAGAGCCCGATCATCCAGCCACGCACTTTCTGGTCCATGGCCACCGCCGGGAACATGGGCAGCGAGAAACGGATCAGTCCGTAGGTCCCCATCTTCAGCAGCACGCCCGCCAGGATCACCGAGCCCGCCGTGGGCGCTTCCACGTGCGCGTCCGGCAGCCAGGGGTGGAAGGGGACCATCGGCACCTTGATGGCGAAGGCCACGAAGAAGCCGAGGAACAGGAAGAGCGCCGCCTGCCCCTGGATCTGCGGCGCGGTGCGGTACAGGGCTTCGATCCCGAAGGTGTAGAAGCCCGCCACCTGCTGGTGGTGGAAGTACAGGTAGAGGATGCCCAGCAGCATCAGCACCGATCCCACCAGCGTGTACAGGAAGAACTTGATGGCGGCGTAGAGCTTGCGCGGCCCGCCCCAGATCCCGATCAGCAGGTACATGGGCACCAGCATCACTTCCCAGAACACGTAGAACAGGAAGAAGTCCAGCGCCACGAACACGCCCAGCATCCCCGTCTGCAGCACCAGGAACCAAACGTAGTATTCCTTCACTCGCTCCGTGATCGCCGACCACGACGACAGGATGGAAAGGAAACCCAGCAGCGTGGTCAGCATCACCAGCAGGAACGAGATACCGTCGATGCCGATCGTGTAGCTGGCGCCGATCGAGGGGATCCAATTGCCGGCGAAGTCAGCGCTCGCCGCTCTTCCCTCCACGAACTGGAACCCGGCCACGCCGCGCACCGCCCAAAACCACGGCACCAGCGGCAGCGATACCAGGAAGCCCGCGAAGGCGAACAGGTTGGCCAGCACTTTGATCGCCTTCTCGTTCTCCTTGGGGACGAACAGCAGGATCAGCGCCCCCACCAGCGGCGTGAACAGGATGATCGAAAGTATGTGGTGGTACACCCAGCCTTCAGTCATGGTTTGGCTCGCAACTCGGTACTCGATACTCGCAACTCGTCTTCATCGCCTCACGTAGTACAGAATCATCCCCGTCAGCCCCGCCACCATCACCAGCGCGTACCACTGCACCAGGCCCCACTGGAACAGCCGCGTGGGATAGGACAGCAGGCGCATGGCGATGGCCGGACCATTCACCAGCAAGCCGTCGATGATCCACGTGTCCCACCACATGGACACCCGGGCGGAAGCCCGCGTCAGCCAGCCGGTTCCGTTCACCACACCATCCACGCCGACCGAATCGAACGTCGCTGAAGCTTCGCCCACGCCCAGCGCGCCCAAACGCACCGGCCCCAGCTTGCGGCGGCCGGTAAACAGCATGTCGTACAGCTCATCCACCCAATACTTGTTGTAGAGCGTCTGGTAGACCGGCGGTGCTGCTTGCGCCATCGGCTCGGCGTAATCCTTCCCTGCGCCCGAGTAGAAGCGCCGGGCCAGGAACCATCCCACCCCGGCCGCCGCCACCGACGCGAACATCAACGCGTATTCCATGGGATCGTGCGCGCCACTGTGCCCAGCCTCCGCCGCCGCGCCCACGGGTTCGAACACCGGCGCCAGGAAGTGCTCGAAGCGGTTGCTCCCGCCCAGCGCCGCCGGCACGCCGAGGAATCCTGCCAGCGCCGCCCCCGCCGCCAGTATCACCAGCGGCATGGTCATGGAGGCCGGCGACTCATGCGCGTGATGCTCCACCTCGTGCGACATCCGCGACGGGCTCCAGAACGTGAGATAAAAGAGCCGGAACATGTAGAACGCCGTCAGGATAGCGGTGACAAAACCCAGGCCCCACAGCACCGGCTGGTGCGCCGCCCACACCTGCCACAGGATCTCGTCCTTGGAGAAAAAGCCCGCCAGCGGCGGAATGCCGGCGATGGCCAGCGTTGCCACCAGCATGGTCTTGAAGGTGGTGGGCGTCTTGTCCTGGAGCGCGCCCATGTTGCGCAGGTCCTGTTCGCCCGAGAGCGCGTGGATCACCGAGCCCGCGCCCAGGAACAACAGCGCCTTGAAGAAGGCGTGCGTGAACACGTGGAACACGCCCGCGGCGAACGCTCCGACGCCCAGCGCCAGGAACATGTATCCCAATTGAGAGACGGTCGAGTACGCCAGCACGCGCTTGATGTCGTTCTGCACCAGCCCGATGGTGGCCGCGAAGATCGCCGTCAACGCTCCCACCACCGCCACCACCCGCATCGAGTCCGGCGCCAGCTGGAAGAGCGCGTTGGAGCGCGCCACCATGTACACGCCTGCCGTCACCATGGTGGCGGCATGGATCAGCGCCGAGACCGGCGTAGGGCCTTCCATGGCGTCCGGCAGCCAGGTGTAGAGCGGCAACTGCGCGCTCTTGCCGCACGCTCCCACGAACAGCAACAGCGTCGCCATGGTGATGATGGGATCGCCCGCAAGGAACGCCCCGCTGCGCGCCCCTTCGTGGATGATTTCATTCACTCGTGTGTACTGCACCGAGCCGAAGTACCAGGCGATGGTGAACATCCCCAGCAGGAAGGCCGCATCGCCCACCCGGTTCACGATGAATGCCTTGTTGGCCGCGGTGGTCGCCGAGTGCCGGTCGAAGTAGAAACCGATCAGCAGGTACGAGCACAGGCCCACGCCCTCCCAGCCCACGAACATCACCGCGTAGTTGTTCCCCAGGATGAGCGTCAGCATGGAGAACATGAACAGGTTCAGGTAGCCGAAGAAGCGGTAATACCCGCCCTCGTGCCCCATGTACCCGATCGAATAAATGTGGATGAGCATGCCCACGCCGGTGACGAACAGCAGCCAGATGCTGGAGAGGGGATCGAGCAGAAAGCCGGCATCGGCGCGGAAGTGGGCCACGTGATTCCCCGCGCCCAGGTAGGCCAGTTCCCCCGTACCCGTCCCCAGCCACGTGAACAGAATCTTCTCGAACGGCTTGCCCGGCTGGGCATGGGCGTAGTCGGTGTACTGCCACACGGCTCCGCAGGCCAGCGCGAACGCCAGTACCACCGAGCCCACGCACACGATGCTCACCGCGCGGTTCGAGATCCTCCGCCCGAAGAAGAACATCGCCGCCGCGCCCAGCGCCGGCAGCAACGGTATCAGCCAGATGTAGTCCAGGAAAAACACGCTTTTGGCTCTCGGCCTTTAGCTCTTGGCTTGTTGCTTACCGCCTATCGCTTATTGCTCTGTTCGCCGTTCACCACTTCAACAAATCAATCTCGTCGGCGTTAATCGTTTCCTTGTTCCGGAAAAACGCGATCAGGATGCCCAGGCCCACGGCGGCTTCCGCCGCCGCGTCCGCCACCACGAAGATGGAGAACACCTGGCCCTCAAGGCCGTGCATTCGCGAGAACGCCACCAGGTTCAGGTTCACCGCGTTCAGGATCAGTTCGATGGACATCAGCACGATCACCACGTTGCGCCGCGTCAGCACGCCGATGGTGCCGATGGCGAACAGAATCGCCGCCACGATCAGATAGTGCAGTGTGCCGATCTCGCCCATATCTCGGTACTCGCTACCCGGTACTAGATTCGCTTCTTCGCCATGACCACCGCGCCCACGATCGCCACCAGCAGCAGCACCGATGCGATCTCGAACGGCAGCAGGTATTGCCCGTACAGCATCAGCCCGATCTGTTGCGTGTTCTGTCCTTCCGGAATGTGCGCTGTGGCGGCGGGAAACGCCGCGCGGTCCTTCAGATAGACGAAC
This genomic window contains:
- the nuoK gene encoding NADH-quinone oxidoreductase subunit NuoK, which translates into the protein MGEIGTLHYLIVAAILFAIGTIGVLTRRNVVIVLMSIELILNAVNLNLVAFSRMHGLEGQVFSIFVVADAAAEAAVGLGILIAFFRNKETINADEIDLLKW
- a CDS encoding NADH-quinone oxidoreductase subunit M, translating into MTEGWVYHHILSIILFTPLVGALILLFVPKENEKAIKVLANLFAFAGFLVSLPLVPWFWAVRGVAGFQFVEGRAASADFAGNWIPSIGASYTIGIDGISFLLVMLTTLLGFLSILSSWSAITERVKEYYVWFLVLQTGMLGVFVALDFFLFYVFWEVMLVPMYLLIGIWGGPRKLYAAIKFFLYTLVGSVLMLLGILYLYFHHQQVAGFYTFGIEALYRTAPQIQGQAALFLFLGFFVAFAIKVPMVPFHPWLPDAHVEAPTAGSVILAGVLLKMGTYGLIRFSLPMFPAVAMDQKVRGWMIGLSIIAIIYGALVSLMQKDMKKLVAYSSVSHLGFCTLGIFALNPLGLSGSVLQQINHGISTGALFLIVGVLYERRHTREISEYGGISHVMPLYATITLIMFMSSLGLPLLNGFIGEFTILQGAYMESKAWAAWSVWGVVLAAAYLLWLYQRVFFGPVNNPKNKDLPDLNLRELVTFAPLVLLAFWIGIYPKPFFEILAPPVNNIVRVVRPEYPLKPAVVAGELSSDQVTGSSGDCRTAELRNCEIDAEATARSLDSSVTADDRAKGERGGKAIAALAQDDKRREGAR
- the nuoL gene encoding NADH-quinone oxidoreductase subunit L, whose protein sequence is MFFLDYIWLIPLLPALGAAAMFFFGRRISNRAVSIVCVGSVVLAFALACGAVWQYTDYAHAQPGKPFEKILFTWLGTGTGELAYLGAGNHVAHFRADAGFLLDPLSSIWLLFVTGVGMLIHIYSIGYMGHEGGYYRFFGYLNLFMFSMLTLILGNNYAVMFVGWEGVGLCSYLLIGFYFDRHSATTAANKAFIVNRVGDAAFLLGMFTIAWYFGSVQYTRVNEIIHEGARSGAFLAGDPIITMATLLLFVGACGKSAQLPLYTWLPDAMEGPTPVSALIHAATMVTAGVYMVARSNALFQLAPDSMRVVAVVGALTAIFAATIGLVQNDIKRVLAYSTVSQLGYMFLALGVGAFAAGVFHVFTHAFFKALLFLGAGSVIHALSGEQDLRNMGALQDKTPTTFKTMLVATLAIAGIPPLAGFFSKDEILWQVWAAHQPVLWGLGFVTAILTAFYMFRLFYLTFWSPSRMSHEVEHHAHESPASMTMPLVILAAGAALAGFLGVPAALGGSNRFEHFLAPVFEPVGAAAEAGHSGAHDPMEYALMFASVAAAGVGWFLARRFYSGAGKDYAEPMAQAAPPVYQTLYNKYWVDELYDMLFTGRRKLGPVRLGALGVGEASATFDSVGVDGVVNGTGWLTRASARVSMWWDTWIIDGLLVNGPAIAMRLLSYPTRLFQWGLVQWYALVMVAGLTGMILYYVRR